Proteins encoded within one genomic window of Solibaculum mannosilyticum:
- a CDS encoding GntR family transcriptional regulator: protein MDIIIRNTSGQPIYDQIYSQIKDLIVSGQLKEGEPLPSIRALSKDLRISVITTKRAYDELEKEGFIYTVAAKGCFVAEKNVEFIREENLKRIEDLMQEIGRLAATCGLKSHDLIEMFRLLGLDEEE from the coding sequence ATCGATATTATTATCCGCAACACCAGCGGGCAACCCATTTACGATCAAATTTATTCGCAGATCAAAGATTTGATCGTTTCCGGCCAGCTCAAAGAGGGGGAACCATTGCCCTCGATCCGGGCCCTGTCCAAGGACTTGCGCATCAGCGTCATCACCACAAAACGGGCTTACGACGAGCTGGAAAAAGAGGGGTTTATCTACACTGTGGCTGCCAAGGGATGTTTCGTGGCCGAGAAAAATGTGGAGTTCATCCGGGAGGAAAACCTCAAACGCATCGAGGATCTGATGCAGGAGATCGGCCGTCTGGCCGCCACATGCGGTTTGAAATCCCACGATTTGATTGAGATGTTCCGGCTTTTGGGGCTGGATGAGGAGGAGTAA